The segment AAGAAGGTAAAAAACAGATGAAAGCTAGTGGAAAGGTAACTATAGGCAATGACGCATATCAGGCATTTTTACGACGTGACGATTAAGTCATTAAACTTGTATATACAATATTTAAAAAAGGGCTACTTAgttttttaaaaatttcttgTAAAAGACGTTATCTGACTCATCGACAAATGTATagccaatttttttcaaaaactcttGAAACTCGGCCTCTGACCCATCAGGTAAAATAAATCCACATAGAACTTTACCAACATCATGACCATGATTTCTATAATTGAATAAACTGATGTCCCAGTCACTCTTCAATGCCTGTAAAAAGTTGAACAATGCATTTGGTTTCTCTGGAAATTCAAACAGatataatttttcattctcAGTTCTCGAAATGTGTGACTTTCCACCAACCAAGTATCGACCATGGGATTTTGCCAACTCATTGTCCgaaatatcaacaacttcgAATCCCGCTTTGGTCATGGCATCAATAACAGAAGGTTTTTCAGCTTTTTTGTCAGTGACATTGAAGGAGACAAAAATGTTGGCCTTCTCAAGCCCACTGCATCTGTACGAAAACTCTGTAATGGCTCTTGGGTTGATAAGTTGTTGTAAGATGGCAAATTCACCTGGTTTTTCTGGTATTGTCACGGCTAATGAAACTTCTTTTCCCTCGCCCAATACGGCTCTCTCACTTACAAATCTCAACCTGTCAAAGTTCATATTTGCGCCAGACAATATTGGGACGTATGTTTTATTCTTGTGATCAATTTCTGGATGGTTCTCGAtatactttttcaacccTGCAACAGATAAAGCTCCCGAAGGCTCAGTAATAGATCTAGTGTCCTCGAAAATGTCCTTGATAGCTGCACAAATTTCGTCAGTATTGACTAATACAACTTCATCGACTAAATCTTTGCATAATCTCCAGGTCTCATCTCCAAGGACCTTGACAGCAGTTCCATCCGCAAATTGACCaactttattcaattggacCAGCTCCTTATTTTTCAACGATTGGTACAATGCATCAGCATCATATGTTTCCACACCAATAATTTTAACATGTGGCGCGATGTGTTTCAAATACACCGCGACTCCCGCAATTAATCCACCACCTCCAACTGGAACAAATATGGCGTCCAATTTATCTAATCTCAACTGCCTCGTAATTTCCAACGCAACTGTACCTTGACCTGCGACAACATACGGATGATTGAATGGAGGGATATTCACCAAATTATTTTCCTTACTTAACCTCGCGCACTCTTGCTTGGcagaatcaaaatcatcaccataCAAGACAACCTGTGAACCCAATCTTGAAACATTGCTGTACTTTATTGAAGGGGTGGGAGTAGGCATCACAATTGTAGCTGGGATGTTTAGTTTATTAGCCGAATATGCAACTCCCTGTGCATGATTACCAGCAGAGCACGCAATAACACCAGACATCGGTTGTTTTGCATTAGAATGCAAATGAGCAATCATGTTGTATGCACctctcaatttgaaagaaaaaactgGTAACAAATCCTCACGTTTGAGATATATATTTGAACCACATCTTCGTGATAGGTTGATTGCATGTGATAAAGGCGTACCTGCATCCAGAACAACGTCGTAAACTCTCGAAGTTAAAATTAATTTGATGTAGTCCGGTTGCTTCGAATTGCTTCCTTGGGGATTTTGTATAAAATCTGAGTCTGATAGCTCTGGCCATTTGGAAACAGATGCAACTGTGGTACTTTTTCGAATAAATGATTTGGACAGATGTAGACTAATTGACGCTAATATTTGCCTAGATGCCATCACGGGTCTTAGACTGATCATTGCTGACACGAATTAGACTTGAATGCAGGAATTGGGAAAGTGaatgaacaagaatttgatttagATACagtaagaaaaaaaagttaGCTAGTGTATGACTGAATTAGTGAATTGGCCCTATGACTTAATCGACTTCAATTCTCAAATGTGCAAGACATCAATCCGATTAACTCAAAAAGAGAATCCTGAAAAATTCGAAAAAAATTCGGTTTAAAACATTTGATCCTTTTGCACGACtgattgaatttgtagTACTTGTTTTTCTGTATGTTGCAGTACATCTTCAGTTATCGTTTCCTTAATTGCAGATGAAGAGAGTCCGTGGCTAACTCAACAAATGTTGCTTTTCAGGAGTTGTAAATTGGACATAATTCCAATATCAGCCTTAAAT is part of the Candida orthopsilosis Co 90-125, chromosome 2 draft sequence genome and harbors:
- a CDS encoding Ilv1 threonine dehydratase, with protein sequence MISLRPVMASRQILASISLHSSKSFIRKSTTVASVSKWPELSDSDFIQNPQGSNSKQPDYIKLILTSRVYDVVSDAGTPLSHAINLSRRCGSNIYLKREDLLPVFSFKLRGAYNMIAHLHSNAKQPMSGVIACSAGNHAQGVAYSANKLNIPATIVMPTPTPSIKYSNVSRLGSQVVLYGDDFDSAKQECARLSKENNLVNIPPFNHPYVVAGQGTVALEITRQLRLDKLDAIFVPVGGGGLIAGVAVYLKHIAPHVKIIGVETYDADALYQSLKNKESVQLNKVGQFADGTAVKVLGDETWRLCKDLVDEVVLVNTDEICAAIKDIFEDTRSITEPSGALSVAGLKKYIENHPEIDHKNKTYVPILSGANMNFDRLRFVSERAVLGEGKEVSLAVTIPEKPGEFAILQQLINPRAITEFSYRCSGLEKANIFVSFNVTDKKAEKPSVIDAMTKAGFEVVDISDNELAKSHGRYLVGGKSHISRTENEKLYSFEFPEKPNALFNFLQALKSDWDISLFNYRNHGHDVGKVLCGFILPDGSEAEFQEFLKKIGYTFVDESDNVFYKKFLKN